The proteins below come from a single Haliaeetus albicilla chromosome 22, bHalAlb1.1, whole genome shotgun sequence genomic window:
- the LOC104315901 gene encoding putative short-chain dehydrogenase/reductase family 42E member 2 — protein MQEGSTEELHSSQPCESKLNEHAGLLINRSRKTMVTGGGGYLGYNLGCALVRSGIAVVLFDVRKPRWEIPNGADFFKGDVRDYDAVFKACEGVDCVFHVAACGMSGLEQLQKKDQIESINVGGTKIIIDVCKQRNISRLIYTSTVNVVFGGNPIEEGDEETVPYFPLEKQFNHYSRTKAIADQMVLAANGTLLKGGGKLHTCVLRPPGIYGPEEQRHMPRVAANIQRRLFNITFGNHKVQMNWVHIGNLVQAHLLAAEALTSEKGYVASGQAYYIHDGENVTFSEWIVPLFEKLGYRKPWIHIPVLLAHIAATVMEYLHLILKPVFSFTPFLTRNEVWDVTVTHTFRIDKARNQLGYKPKKFSFADSVDHYLKTRPTCQEDHKFLKMVFAFGILLSLIILSFF, from the exons ATGCAAGAAGGTTCCACAGAAGAGCTCCACAGCAGCCAACCATGTGAGAGCAAACTAAACGAGCATGCTGGACTACTGAtcaacagaagcagaaagacaatGGTGACAGGAGGTGGAGGCTACCTGGGATACAATCTGGGATGTGCTCTTGTTAGGTCAGGAATTGCTGTCGTTCTGTTTGATGTACGGAAACCTAGATGGGAAATTCCAAATGGAGCAGATTTTTTCAAG ggTGATGTGAGGGATTATGATGCAGTGTTCAAAGCATGTGAAGGGGTTGACTGTGTTTTTCATGTGGCTGCATGTGGAATGTCAGGATTAGAACAA CTTCAAAAGAAAGACCAGATTGAATCCATAAATGTCGGAGgcacaaaaataataattgatg TCTGCAAACAAAGAAATATCTCTAGACTGATATACACCAGTACAGTGAATGTGGTATTTGGAGGGAATCCTATTGAAGAAGGAGATGAAGAAACTGTGCCGTATTTTCCACTGGAAAAG CAATTTAATCATTATTCTAGAACAAAGGCAATTGCAGACCAAATGGTTCTTGCTGCTAATGGAACTTTACTCAAAG GAGGTGGTAAGCTCCATACTTGTGTGCTTCGTCCACCAGGCATATATGGACCAGAAGAGCAGCGCCACATGCCACGAGTAGCT GCAAATATCCAGCGGAGACTATTTAACATCACGTTTGGGAATCACAAAGTTCAGATGAACTGGGTTCACATAGGAAATCTAGTACAAGCTCACTTACTAGCTGCTGAGGCTCTCACCTCTGAGAAGGGTTATGTAGCT AGTGGTCAGGCGTATTACATACATGATGGTGAAAACGTGACATTTTCTGAATGGATAGTCCCTTTA TTTGAAAAATTAGGCTACAGGAAACCCTGGATACACATTCCTGTTCTCCTGGCTCATATAGcag CCACCGTGATGGAATATTTGCACCTGATACTAAAGCCAGTTTTTAGCTTTACACCTTTCTTGACAAGGAATGAG GTGTGGGACGTTACTGTAACTCACACTTTCCGAATAGACAAGGCACGAAATCAACTTGGTTACAAACCAAAGAAATTCTCATTCGCTGATTCTGTGGATCATTATCTTAAAACAAGACCTACTTGCCAAGAAGATCACAAGTTCCTTAAAATGGTGTTTGCTTTTGGCATTTTGTTAAGTTTgatcattctttctttcttctaa
- the LOC104320600 gene encoding putative short-chain dehydrogenase/reductase family 42E member 2, translated as MKLTGVVCIQEHYGAIFNMEEKLLYVSGNRRQYFTDRKLTLSGVATPWRQTSNSKVNGNAGALSEKRMRAVVTGGGGYFGYKLGCALANAGASVVLYDIHKPVWEIPNGVVCIQADVRDYDAIFAAFEGADCVFHVASYGMSGREQLHREEIETVNIHGTRFIIDACKQRNIARLIYTSTVNVVFGGLPIEDGDEETVPYFPVEKHVDHYSRTKSIAEQMVLAANGTPLAGGGILYTCVLRPPGIYGPQEQRHLPRLAKNIERGLLSFKFGDPSAKMNWVHAENLVQAQILAAEALTPEKNYIASGQVYFINDGEKFNLFEWLTPLFERLGCSKPRIRIPTSLVYASAMIMEYLHLMLKPFVELSPLLTRNEVQNISITHTFRIDKARSQLGYSPEKFAFADSVDHYIKTRPEAQNHHSFLKVLLSLIFSLSLIFLSLSFDGLSVLHFFKETQH; from the exons ATGAAACTCACTGGAGTTGTCTGCATCCAGGAGCACTATGGAGCAATTTTCAACATGGAGGAGAAATTGTTATATGTGTCTGGTAATAGAAGACAGTATTTCACTGACAGAAAACTTACACTGAGTGGGGTAGCAACACCCTGGCGCCAAACCTCTAACTCCAAAGTGAATGGAAATGCTGGAGCACTGAGTGAAAAAAGAATGAGAGCAGTGGTGACAGGAGGCGGAGGCTATTTTGGATACAAGCTGGGATGTGCTCTTGCCAACGCAGGAGCTTCTGTTGTTCTGTATGACATACACAAGCCTGTCTGGGAAATTCCCAATGGAGTAGTGTGTATCCAG GCAGATGTAAGGGATTACGATGCCATATTTGCAGCCTTTGAAGGGGCTGACTGTGTGTTTCATGTAGCTTCATATGGAATGTCAGGAAGAGAGCAA ttGCATAGAGAAGAGATTGAAACTGTGAACATTCATGGAACAAGATTCATCATTGATG CCTGCAAACAAAGGAACATCGCTAGATTGATATACACCAGTACAGTAAATGTGGTGTTTGGAGGGCTTCCTATTGAAGATGGTGATGAGGAAACTGTGCCATATTTTCCAGTTGAAAAG cATGTTGATCATTATTCCAGAACCAAATCAATTGCAGAACAAATGGTACTAGCAGCTAATGGAACTCCACTAGCAG GAGGTGGAATACTTTATACGTGTGTTCTTCGCCCACCAGGAATCTATGGACCACAAGAGCAAAGACACTTGCCAAGGCTAGCa AAGAATATTGAGAGAGGGCTACTTAGCTTCAAGTTTGGAGATCCTTCTGCTAAAATGAACTGGGTGCATGCAGAGAATCTTGTACAAGCTCAAATCCTAGCTGCTGAAGCTCTCACTCCTGAAAAGAACTACATAGCT AGTGGCCAGGTGTATTTCATTAATGATGGTGAAAAATTCAACCTTTTTGAATGGTTAACTCCACTT TTTGAAAGATTAGGTTGCAGTAAACCACGGATACGTATTCCTACTTCCTTAGTTTATGCAtcag CCATGATAATGGAATACCTTCATCTGATGCTGAAGCCATTTGTTGAACTGTCCCCACTGCTGACCAGAAATGAG GTACAGAACATTTCTATAACTCATACGTTTCGAATAGACAAGGCCCGGAGTCAGCTGGGGTACAGCCCAGAGAAGTTTGCATTTGCTGATTCCGTGGACCATTACATTAAAACAAGACCAGAAGCCCAGAATCATCACAGCTTCCTCAAAGTGttgctttctttaatttttagtttaagtttgatctttctttctttaagttTTGATGGCCTctcagttttgcatttttttaaagaaacacaacaCTGA